One Pseudomonas sp. FP1742 genomic window carries:
- a CDS encoding BrnT family toxin, with protein sequence MKSFEIQYHRAKNAANKLKHQGISLAETEPVFYDERALTFQDDHHDEQRRIIMGLDAKGRLLVVAYTYRDPNFVRIISARVATKGERRHYLEA encoded by the coding sequence ATAAAGTCATTCGAGATTCAGTATCACAGGGCAAAGAACGCGGCCAACAAACTAAAACATCAAGGCATCAGCCTCGCAGAGACAGAACCGGTGTTTTATGACGAACGAGCCCTGACTTTTCAGGACGACCATCATGATGAGCAGCGGCGGATCATCATGGGGCTGGATGCCAAAGGTCGCTTGCTGGTCGTTGCGTACACCTATCGCGACCCGAATTTCGTGCGAATCATTTCCGCACGCGTCGCCACCAAAGGCGAGCGTCGCCACTATTTGGAGGCTTGA
- a CDS encoding arylamine N-acetyltransferase produces the protein MSEPRLTNLALYLQRLGFDAPPAPTLDTLRQLQLRHTGAFPFENLTTLLGQPVLIDLPSIEQKVLHDGRGGYCYELNNLFLALLQTLGFDARGITGRVVMNQPEGAWTARTHRLSLVTLASVRYITDVGFGGMVPTAPLILDTDAEQLTPHEPYRIEQHADGYTLRANVGGEWRAMYIFDLQRQEDIDYTLGNWYVSTHPESPFVKQLMVARTGEGWRRTLNNGSFAIHRMGSESERRQVADVDELIGLLESEFAIRVPAKEALKPVFERLIESVPKAN, from the coding sequence ATGAGCGAACCACGACTGACGAATCTTGCGCTGTACCTGCAACGCCTGGGCTTCGACGCGCCCCCGGCGCCGACCCTGGACACCCTGCGTCAACTGCAACTGCGCCACACCGGTGCGTTCCCGTTCGAAAACCTCACCACATTGTTGGGGCAACCGGTACTCATCGACCTGCCGTCCATCGAGCAGAAAGTCCTGCACGACGGCCGTGGCGGTTACTGCTACGAACTCAACAACCTGTTCCTGGCTTTGCTGCAGACACTGGGCTTCGACGCACGTGGCATCACTGGCCGCGTGGTCATGAACCAGCCCGAAGGCGCGTGGACCGCTCGCACTCACCGCTTGAGCCTGGTGACCCTCGCCAGCGTGCGCTACATCACCGATGTCGGCTTCGGCGGCATGGTGCCCACGGCACCGCTGATCCTCGACACCGATGCCGAACAACTCACCCCTCATGAACCCTACCGCATCGAACAGCATGCGGACGGCTACACCCTGCGTGCCAATGTTGGCGGTGAATGGCGGGCGATGTACATCTTCGACCTGCAACGTCAGGAAGACATCGATTACACCCTCGGCAACTGGTATGTCTCGACCCATCCCGAATCGCCCTTCGTCAAACAATTGATGGTGGCGCGGACGGGGGAGGGATGGCGACGCACGTTGAACAACGGCAGTTTTGCCATTCACCGCATGGGCAGCGAGAGCGAGCGGCGGCAGGTGGCGGATGTGGATGAGTTGATCGGCTTACTGGAAAGTGAATTCGCAATTCGGGTGCCGGCGAAGGAGGCGTTGAAACCGGTGTTTGAACGGTTGATCGAGTCGGTGCCGAAGGCAAACTGA
- a CDS encoding LysR family transcriptional regulator, with product MAISIRHIEVFRAIMQAGSVTGAARLLFTSQPTVSRELARLENLSGIKLFDREGGRLVPTAQAMMLLEEVERAYIGLERINSVAQSIRRFAHGQLSITCLPLFSQALLPKVCQDFQKQHAGIGLSITAQESPLLEESLSAQRYDLGLTESEKLPRGTRGELLFCADMVCILPEHHPWLAKSCLTARDFHGVDFINLSGLDIYRQAVDDLFHQAEVDRHIVIETNNAVSVCAMVRQKLGVAIINPLTAMDESARGLAIRPISLSIPYRVTLIRPDYRPSSIFVDEFQKSLHTEASRLAKALDQRLGGFRC from the coding sequence TTGGCCATTTCCATAAGACACATCGAAGTTTTCAGAGCCATCATGCAGGCAGGGAGTGTTACAGGTGCGGCGCGTCTGCTCTTCACCTCGCAACCCACTGTCAGCCGGGAACTTGCACGGTTGGAAAACCTTTCTGGAATTAAGCTGTTCGATCGAGAAGGCGGTAGGTTGGTACCCACGGCCCAGGCAATGATGTTGCTTGAAGAGGTGGAGCGCGCTTACATCGGGCTGGAGCGCATAAACAGCGTTGCCCAATCAATTCGCCGCTTCGCGCATGGCCAACTGAGCATTACCTGCCTTCCATTGTTTTCACAGGCGCTGCTTCCTAAAGTGTGCCAGGACTTCCAGAAACAGCATGCTGGCATAGGATTGAGTATTACGGCACAGGAGTCCCCCTTGCTGGAGGAGTCCCTCAGCGCGCAGCGCTATGACCTCGGGTTGACAGAGAGTGAGAAGCTACCGCGTGGGACGCGCGGTGAACTACTGTTCTGCGCGGACATGGTTTGCATATTGCCAGAGCATCATCCTTGGCTGGCCAAGTCGTGTCTCACTGCCAGGGATTTTCATGGCGTCGACTTTATCAATCTCTCAGGCTTGGACATTTACCGTCAGGCCGTCGATGACCTCTTCCATCAGGCTGAGGTCGATAGGCATATCGTTATAGAAACCAACAACGCCGTATCGGTATGCGCCATGGTCAGGCAAAAACTGGGGGTGGCTATAATTAATCCCCTAACGGCCATGGATGAGTCGGCCAGAGGGCTGGCTATTCGACCTATCAGCTTATCCATTCCTTATCGCGTCACGTTGATCAGACCCGATTACCGCCCCTCATCCATCTTCGTCGACGAGTTCCAGAAGTCGTTACATACCGAGGCGTCACGCCTTGCAAAAGCACTGGATCAAAGGTTGGGAGGCTTTCGTTGCTAG
- a CDS encoding nucleobase:cation symporter-2 family protein, with protein sequence MKTPHVSHQRPEDENLGIGANMAYGLQHVLTMYGGIVAVPLIIGQAAGLSPADIGLLIAASLFAGGLATLLQTLGLPFFGCQLPLVQGVSFSGVATMVAIVSSGGEGGFQSILGAVIAASLIGLLITPVFSRITKFFPPLVTGIVITTIGLTLMPVAARWAMGGNSHAPDFGSMANIGLAAVTLVLVLLLSKIGSATISRLSILLAMVIGTVIAVFLGMADFSSVTQGPMFGFPAPFHFGMPTFHFAAILSMCIVVMVTLVETSADILAVGEIIGTKVDSKRLGNGLRADMLSSMIAPIFGSFTQSAFAQNVGLVAVTGIKSRFVVATGGVFLVVLGLLPFMGRVIAAVPTSVLGGAGIVLFGTVAASGIRTLSKVDYRNNVNLIIVATSIGFGMIPIAAPNFYDHFPSWFSTIFHSGISSSAIMAIVLNLTFNHLTAGNSDQQSVFAAGTERVLRYQDLAALREGDYFSAGKLHDCDGNEIPVVEAEHGHAELRAVHAKSSEHV encoded by the coding sequence ATGAAAACGCCCCATGTTTCACACCAACGGCCTGAGGACGAAAACCTTGGGATCGGCGCGAATATGGCTTATGGCCTGCAACACGTTCTGACCATGTATGGCGGTATTGTCGCGGTGCCTTTGATCATCGGCCAGGCGGCCGGGCTCTCGCCGGCGGACATCGGTTTGTTGATTGCTGCTTCATTGTTTGCAGGGGGGCTGGCGACATTGCTGCAAACCCTGGGTTTGCCGTTTTTCGGTTGTCAGTTGCCGCTGGTGCAGGGCGTGTCGTTCTCTGGTGTTGCAACCATGGTGGCAATTGTCAGCAGTGGCGGGGAGGGCGGCTTTCAGTCGATTCTTGGGGCAGTGATTGCCGCGTCGCTGATTGGCTTGCTGATCACGCCGGTGTTCTCACGGATTACCAAGTTCTTTCCACCGCTGGTGACCGGCATTGTGATCACCACCATCGGCTTGACGTTGATGCCGGTGGCCGCGCGCTGGGCCATGGGTGGCAACAGCCATGCGCCGGATTTCGGCAGCATGGCGAACATCGGTCTGGCGGCGGTGACGCTGGTGCTGGTGCTGCTTTTGAGCAAGATCGGCAGCGCGACCATCTCCCGTTTGTCGATCCTCCTGGCGATGGTCATCGGCACGGTCATCGCCGTGTTCCTCGGCATGGCGGATTTCTCGTCCGTTACCCAAGGGCCGATGTTCGGCTTTCCGGCGCCGTTCCATTTCGGCATGCCGACCTTCCACTTCGCCGCGATCCTGTCGATGTGCATCGTGGTCATGGTGACCCTGGTGGAAACCTCGGCCGACATCCTTGCCGTTGGTGAAATCATCGGCACCAAGGTCGACTCCAAGCGCCTGGGCAACGGTTTGCGCGCCGACATGCTGTCGAGCATGATCGCGCCAATCTTTGGCTCCTTCACTCAGAGCGCCTTCGCCCAGAACGTCGGGCTGGTGGCGGTCACCGGGATCAAGAGCCGCTTCGTGGTGGCCACTGGCGGTGTGTTTCTGGTGGTGCTCGGATTGCTGCCGTTCATGGGCCGGGTCATCGCCGCCGTGCCGACCTCGGTGCTCGGCGGCGCCGGCATCGTGTTGTTCGGCACTGTCGCCGCCAGCGGCATACGGACGCTGTCCAAGGTCGACTATCGCAACAACGTCAACCTGATCATCGTCGCCACTTCCATCGGTTTCGGTATGATCCCCATCGCCGCGCCGAACTTCTACGACCACTTCCCAAGCTGGTTCTCAACGATCTTCCACTCGGGCATCAGCTCCTCGGCGATCATGGCCATCGTGCTGAACCTGACCTTCAACCACCTCACGGCCGGCAACTCGGACCAGCAATCGGTGTTCGCGGCCGGTACTGAGCGGGTCTTGCGTTATCAGGATCTGGCAGCGCTTCGGGAAGGGGATTACTTCAGCGCAGGTAAACTGCACGACTGTGACGGGAATGAGATTCCGGTGGTGGAGGCAGAGCATGGGCATGCCGAGCTGCGGGCGGTGCATGCGAAAAGCAGTGAGCATGTCTAA
- the xth gene encoding exodeoxyribonuclease III, whose product MNNLKIATFNVNGMRARLPNLLAWLAREQPDIACLQELKSVDGAFPAAELEAAGYGAIWQGQVSWNGVAILARDAQPLESRRGLPGDDSDTHSRYIEAAVHGVLVGCLYLPNGNPQPGPKFDYKLAWFERLISYAKDLQSSDHPVVLAGDYNVVPTDMDIYNPRSWLKDALLQPESRACYQRLLDQGWTDSLRHLYPEERIYTFWDYFRQHWQKNSGLRIDHLLLNQVASPYLQEAGVDAWVRNEPHASDHAPTWIRLGSRKRR is encoded by the coding sequence ATGAACAACCTGAAAATCGCCACCTTCAACGTCAACGGCATGCGTGCGCGCCTGCCCAATCTACTGGCGTGGCTGGCGCGGGAGCAGCCAGACATCGCCTGCCTGCAGGAACTCAAATCGGTGGATGGCGCGTTTCCCGCCGCCGAGCTGGAGGCGGCTGGTTATGGCGCGATCTGGCAGGGCCAGGTGTCGTGGAACGGGGTGGCAATTCTGGCTCGCGATGCGCAACCGCTGGAGAGTCGGCGCGGTTTGCCGGGCGATGACAGCGATACCCATAGCCGCTACATCGAAGCAGCTGTGCACGGGGTGCTGGTGGGCTGTCTGTACCTGCCCAACGGCAACCCGCAGCCGGGGCCCAAGTTCGATTACAAGCTGGCGTGGTTTGAACGTCTGATCTCGTACGCCAAGGACCTTCAAAGCAGCGACCATCCGGTGGTACTGGCCGGCGACTACAACGTGGTGCCCACCGATATGGACATCTACAACCCGCGCTCCTGGCTCAAGGACGCGCTGCTGCAACCCGAGAGTCGTGCGTGTTATCAGCGTCTGCTGGATCAGGGCTGGACCGATTCCCTGCGTCATCTGTATCCAGAGGAGCGGATCTACACCTTCTGGGACTACTTCCGGCAGCACTGGCAGAAAAACTCGGGACTGCGCATCGATCATCTGCTGCTCAACCAGGTCGCGAGTCCTTACCTGCAAGAGGCCGGCGTCGATGCCTGGGTTCGCAACGAACCTCATGCCAGCGATCATGCGCCGACGTGGATTCGATTGGGTTCGCGCAAACGGCGATAG
- a CDS encoding EAL domain-containing protein, which produces MDLSAVTTAAPARHTPITRNLIFIVGLLFVVGVLIALFALFSIAGRLDAKDLAKTTFYTQRALENRITATKNYIASYANWTSAYDHLNGEVDVQWAYVEQNMGKTLFTMDHYDGFFVIDPQRTKYAVVRGLQVQDEATAYLSTSMATLIEEVQSQESLIKPVSHYTLFEGKPALLTAAAIVPNDERPAVDPKSTSVLIYIDQLDAEKLSVLSADYGLHDLRLTPDDAITPAQPAVALAGTGYSLVSRLEQPGHQLLWSLLPPLGGALLVLVLLTAYFFRYVLRTSGHVDASYTSLDLSNQALEASEERFRAVAEAASDWIWEIDEQHCITYLSGRFSTVTGFSDQQWLGQNIGQLLLCDTTPLSLWLNKLDEEQAISHLRCAYRDQSGQQRVCRVSARPIQRKGAVLGYRGTASDITDEVAAHAQIQHLSLHDALTGLPNRNKLARYLEEALALKEQSTALTLLMIDLDNFKPINDSLGHPAGDAVLLEVATRLRECTRDIDLVARLGGDEFVLVLHGMDSHAEIDRFCEHLLDSLHRPIHYDHHSLHIGASIGIALSRRQGHIPQELIRCADIALYQAKSDGKKTWCYFAAHMNDQIQHRRQLETDLRRAIKNNEFVMHYQPRYHVDGKRIVSVEALLRWQHPVQGLLSPDAFIPLAEQTDLIVPLGRWVLREACETALTWPGAMMVSVNLSPVQFARSDVIEDVREALIQTRLPASRLELEITENVMLNDVDGALATMNALKELGVRLNMDDFGTGYSSLGYLRTYPFDGIKIDKRFISSMSSGSNDRAVVQAIINLGKAMGLTVTAEGVETLEQLDFLISDQCHEVQGFYLSRPVDRSALLPLLNASQEDFAQQGAHL; this is translated from the coding sequence ATGGATTTATCTGCCGTTACCACCGCTGCACCTGCGCGCCATACCCCGATTACCCGCAACCTGATTTTCATCGTCGGTCTGTTGTTTGTGGTCGGGGTACTGATCGCACTGTTTGCTCTGTTCAGTATTGCCGGACGGCTCGATGCCAAGGACCTGGCCAAGACCACCTTCTATACCCAGCGCGCGCTGGAAAACCGCATCACCGCCACGAAAAACTACATCGCCAGTTATGCCAACTGGACGTCGGCCTATGATCACCTGAACGGCGAGGTCGATGTGCAGTGGGCCTACGTCGAGCAGAACATGGGTAAAACCCTGTTCACCATGGATCACTACGATGGGTTTTTCGTGATCGATCCTCAGCGAACCAAGTACGCTGTGGTGCGTGGGCTTCAGGTGCAGGACGAGGCAACGGCTTATCTGTCGACATCGATGGCGACGCTTATCGAGGAGGTTCAAAGTCAGGAGAGCCTCATCAAGCCTGTCAGCCACTACACCTTGTTCGAGGGCAAGCCGGCGCTGTTGACGGCTGCCGCGATCGTACCCAACGACGAGCGTCCGGCGGTCGATCCCAAGAGCACTTCAGTGCTGATATACATCGACCAGTTGGACGCTGAAAAACTCAGTGTGCTGAGCGCCGATTACGGTTTGCATGATCTGAGGCTGACGCCCGACGACGCCATTACTCCCGCGCAACCTGCCGTTGCCCTCGCCGGCACCGGTTACAGCCTGGTTTCCCGGCTCGAGCAACCGGGTCATCAATTGCTTTGGTCGCTGTTGCCGCCACTGGGTGGGGCGCTGCTGGTGCTTGTGTTGTTGACCGCTTATTTCTTTCGCTATGTGCTGCGCACGTCCGGTCATGTGGATGCCAGTTACACCAGTCTCGATTTGTCGAACCAGGCGCTGGAGGCCAGTGAAGAGCGTTTCCGTGCGGTGGCCGAAGCGGCGTCCGACTGGATCTGGGAAATCGACGAGCAGCATTGCATTACTTATCTGTCGGGGCGCTTCAGCACCGTCACCGGGTTCTCCGATCAGCAATGGCTGGGGCAGAACATCGGGCAATTGCTCCTTTGCGATACAACGCCGTTGTCACTGTGGCTGAACAAACTCGATGAAGAGCAAGCCATCAGCCACTTGCGTTGCGCCTACCGCGATCAGTCGGGGCAACAGCGGGTTTGTCGGGTGTCGGCACGGCCGATCCAGCGCAAGGGCGCGGTGCTGGGCTATCGCGGGACGGCCAGCGACATCACCGATGAAGTCGCCGCCCATGCGCAAATCCAGCACCTGTCGTTGCACGACGCCCTGACCGGCCTGCCGAACCGCAACAAACTGGCGCGCTACCTCGAAGAGGCGCTGGCACTCAAAGAACAGTCAACGGCGCTGACGCTGTTGATGATCGACCTGGATAATTTCAAGCCGATCAACGATTCCCTCGGACACCCGGCCGGCGATGCGGTATTGCTGGAAGTCGCCACCCGATTGCGCGAGTGCACGCGAGACATCGATCTGGTCGCCCGACTGGGTGGCGACGAGTTCGTGCTGGTGCTCCATGGCATGGACAGCCACGCGGAAATCGACCGGTTTTGCGAACATTTGCTCGACAGCCTGCATCGGCCGATTCACTACGACCATCACTCGCTGCACATCGGTGCGAGCATCGGTATCGCCTTGAGTCGGCGCCAGGGGCATATTCCACAGGAGCTGATTCGGTGTGCCGATATCGCGTTGTATCAGGCCAAATCCGATGGCAAGAAGACCTGGTGCTATTTTGCCGCGCACATGAACGATCAGATCCAGCATCGCCGGCAACTGGAAACCGACCTGCGTCGGGCGATCAAGAACAACGAATTCGTGATGCATTACCAGCCGCGTTATCACGTCGATGGCAAGCGCATCGTCTCGGTCGAAGCGCTGCTGCGCTGGCAGCATCCAGTGCAAGGCTTGTTGAGCCCCGATGCGTTTATCCCGCTGGCCGAGCAAACCGATCTGATCGTGCCATTGGGCCGCTGGGTGTTGCGCGAGGCGTGCGAGACGGCCCTGACCTGGCCCGGCGCGATGATGGTGTCGGTCAACCTGTCGCCGGTGCAATTCGCCCGTAGCGATGTGATCGAGGACGTGCGCGAAGCGTTGATCCAGACCCGCTTGCCCGCCAGTCGGCTGGAGCTGGAGATCACTGAAAACGTGATGCTCAACGACGTCGATGGCGCCCTGGCGACCATGAATGCACTCAAGGAGTTGGGCGTGCGCCTGAACATGGACGACTTCGGCACCGGTTATTCCTCGCTGGGTTACTTGCGCACGTATCCGTTCGACGGGATCAAGATCGACAAACGCTTTATTTCGTCCATGAGCAGCGGCAGCAATGATCGCGCCGTGGTACAGGCGATCATCAACCTGGGCAAGGCCATGGGCCTGACGGTGACTGCCGAAGGTGTCGAGACGCTGGAGCAACTGGACTTCCTGATCTCGGATCAGTGCCATGAAGTGCAGGGGTTTTACCTCAGTCGTCCGGTGGACAGGTCGGCGCTGTTGCCGTTGCTCAACGCCTCGCAGGAAGACTTTGCGCAGCAGGGCGCGCACCTTTAG
- a CDS encoding histidinol-phosphate transaminase: MHRPWKVTPLSELPIRDDLRGLSPYGAPQLECIARLNVNENPYAPSPELVRSIAEAVSVAVVQMNRYPDREFLSLRTELANYLSSDTGEPLQANNIWAANGSNEILQQLLQVFGGPGRKAMVFTPAYAMYEEYCRNSLTQLISVEREQNFTLNMQKVISEVEQHLPHIIILTSPNNPTGTALELSEIESILNVAPGIVVVDEAYGEFRRNGKLSAVNLLPEFPNLVVCRTMSKAFAFAGGRLGYCASGPSIVDAIKLTRLPYHLSSLTQAAARAALAGKEELLSKINQLKAERDFSIIWLREQGLIAADSDANFILFGQFSNRRAVWEGLIKRGVLIREVGPESWLRVSIGTSEEMQLFRNSLVEVLAEVSAPLL, from the coding sequence ATGCATAGGCCATGGAAAGTAACACCATTATCAGAACTACCCATTCGCGATGATTTGCGAGGTCTATCACCTTATGGCGCCCCTCAGCTTGAATGTATCGCGCGACTAAACGTCAACGAAAATCCGTACGCACCGTCCCCAGAATTAGTGCGATCCATTGCCGAAGCCGTGTCGGTTGCGGTAGTGCAGATGAATCGTTATCCAGATCGAGAGTTTCTCAGCTTGAGAACCGAACTTGCCAACTATTTAAGCAGCGACACTGGCGAGCCTCTTCAAGCCAATAATATCTGGGCCGCCAATGGTTCAAATGAAATCCTGCAGCAACTGCTGCAAGTCTTTGGTGGGCCAGGACGTAAAGCCATGGTCTTTACACCGGCCTATGCAATGTACGAAGAGTACTGTCGAAACTCGCTCACGCAATTGATTTCGGTAGAGCGAGAACAAAATTTCACCTTAAACATGCAGAAAGTAATCTCCGAAGTTGAACAGCATTTACCGCATATTATTATTCTGACCTCACCTAATAATCCGACCGGAACCGCTCTCGAACTTAGTGAAATAGAATCGATACTCAATGTAGCACCAGGAATTGTCGTTGTCGACGAAGCCTATGGCGAGTTCCGTCGAAACGGTAAATTGAGCGCGGTGAACCTGTTACCTGAATTTCCTAACCTTGTCGTTTGCAGAACCATGAGCAAAGCATTCGCGTTCGCGGGAGGGCGCTTAGGTTATTGCGCAAGTGGGCCCAGTATTGTGGACGCCATTAAGTTGACCCGATTGCCTTATCACCTGTCGTCATTGACTCAGGCTGCCGCTCGAGCAGCACTTGCAGGCAAAGAAGAGTTGCTCTCTAAAATAAACCAGTTGAAAGCGGAGCGGGATTTTTCAATTATCTGGTTGCGTGAACAAGGATTGATTGCGGCAGACTCGGATGCAAACTTCATCCTGTTTGGACAATTTTCAAACCGCCGAGCTGTTTGGGAAGGATTAATAAAGCGCGGTGTACTGATTCGTGAAGTCGGCCCAGAGTCGTGGTTAAGAGTTTCAATCGGAACGTCGGAAGAAATGCAACTATTTCGTAACTCGCTAGTTGAGGTCCTTGCCGAGGTCAGCGCACCTTTGCTTTAA
- a CDS encoding BrnA antitoxin family protein — protein sequence MKDEYDFSNAKRGAIATSKGKTRITIMLDDVVIEAARALAENEGYGYQTVINNTLRQALLSDKDKVAKPDQNTAGANVGHFKKGITASELKSLEKKLSEALSEIHRVMELEVRS from the coding sequence ATGAAAGACGAATACGACTTCAGCAACGCCAAGCGTGGAGCAATTGCCACAAGCAAAGGCAAGACCCGAATCACCATCATGCTCGACGATGTCGTCATAGAGGCTGCACGCGCTCTGGCAGAAAACGAGGGATATGGCTACCAGACTGTGATCAACAATACTTTGCGCCAAGCGTTGCTCAGCGATAAAGACAAAGTGGCGAAGCCCGATCAGAACACCGCTGGAGCAAACGTCGGGCATTTCAAAAAAGGCATAACTGCCTCGGAGCTGAAAAGCCTGGAGAAAAAATTGTCGGAGGCCCTCAGCGAAATCCATCGCGTGATGGAGCTTGAAGTTCGTTCCTAG
- the lysA gene encoding diaminopimelate decarboxylase, with translation MPNTSSFQQLISAVRQHGTPLWCYDAQTIRARIDQLKGFDVIRYAQKACSNLHILRLIREKGVLVDAVSLGEIERALLAGYNPASEPAGIVLTCDLFDEATLRRVVELNIEVNTGSIDMLRQLGEKHRGHRVWLRINPGFGHGHSRKTNTGGENSKHGIWHDQIDEALCVIRQFGLKLVGLHMHIGSGVDYAHLEQVGGAMVAAVKALDHDIEAFSIGGGLSTPYRLGDESVDIELYAKAWGKARKDIEAILNHPVRMEIEPGRFLVAESGYLVTEVRAVKKAGRQNFILVNAGFNDLMRPTLYGAYHHMTLLDAQGASVGRQKLPYVVGGPLCESGDIFTQDEQGVTPRLLPEAQVGDFLIVHDTGAYGASMSSNYNSRPLLPEVLLECGDARLIRRTQPFTDLLALEMDL, from the coding sequence ATGCCAAATACATCTTCTTTTCAGCAATTGATCTCCGCTGTCAGGCAGCACGGCACGCCGCTATGGTGTTATGACGCCCAGACAATCAGAGCGCGAATCGACCAATTGAAGGGCTTCGATGTCATCCGGTACGCACAAAAAGCCTGCTCAAACCTGCATATTCTCCGTTTGATTCGCGAGAAAGGCGTGCTGGTCGATGCCGTGTCGTTGGGTGAAATCGAACGTGCGCTGCTCGCTGGATACAATCCTGCTAGCGAGCCGGCAGGCATTGTGCTGACCTGTGATTTATTTGACGAGGCGACATTGCGACGCGTCGTTGAGTTGAACATTGAGGTTAATACCGGTTCGATCGATATGCTCCGCCAACTGGGCGAAAAGCATCGGGGGCACCGCGTTTGGTTGCGTATTAATCCGGGGTTCGGCCATGGGCACAGTCGTAAGACCAATACAGGCGGTGAAAACAGCAAGCATGGCATATGGCATGATCAGATTGATGAAGCACTCTGCGTGATTCGCCAATTCGGATTAAAGCTGGTTGGATTACACATGCATATCGGTTCAGGTGTGGATTACGCACATCTGGAGCAAGTCGGTGGTGCAATGGTCGCGGCCGTAAAGGCGCTCGACCACGACATCGAAGCATTTTCAATCGGGGGAGGACTTTCCACTCCATACCGTCTGGGAGATGAATCGGTGGATATTGAGCTCTATGCGAAAGCATGGGGCAAAGCCAGGAAGGATATTGAAGCGATACTCAACCATCCTGTTCGAATGGAAATTGAGCCAGGCCGATTCCTGGTAGCCGAGTCAGGCTATTTAGTCACCGAAGTCCGTGCGGTCAAGAAAGCCGGTCGTCAAAATTTTATTTTGGTGAACGCAGGCTTCAACGACTTGATGCGGCCGACCCTATATGGTGCTTATCACCATATGACCTTGCTGGATGCTCAGGGTGCTTCGGTTGGTCGGCAAAAACTTCCCTATGTGGTGGGAGGACCGTTATGTGAATCAGGCGATATTTTTACCCAAGATGAGCAAGGCGTCACACCTCGTTTGTTACCCGAAGCTCAGGTTGGCGATTTTTTGATCGTGCACGACACTGGAGCTTATGGCGCCTCCATGTCATCCAACTATAATAGCCGACCACTATTGCCGGAAGTCTTGCTCGAGTGCGGCGACGCCAGGTTGATTCGACGTACCCAACCATTTACAGACTTGCTGGCGTTAGAGATGGATCTATAA